A genomic stretch from Setaria viridis chromosome 1, Setaria_viridis_v4.0, whole genome shotgun sequence includes:
- the LOC117863579 gene encoding uncharacterized protein: MSAPPLGGGGALINEVLTDDELRTVLTRLGPEAERDAFGLVCRRWLRIQSSERRRLRARAGPDMLRRLAARFPGVLELDLSQNPSRSFYPGVIDDDLDVIAGSFRNLRILALQNCKGISDVGVAKLGDGLPSLQSLDVSRCIKLSDRGLKAVALGCQKLRQLHITGCKLITDNLLIVLSKSCLQLEDLGAAGCNSITDAGISALADGCHHIKLLDISKCNKVGDPGVCEIAEVSSSHLVSIKLLDCSKVGDKSIYSLAKFCHNLETLVIGGCRNISDSSIQALALACSSSLRSLRMDWCLKITDTSLRCLLSNCKLLVAIDVGCCDQITDIAFQDGEGSGFQSELRVLKISSCVQLTVAGVSSVIKSFKALEYLDVRSCPQVTRDSCEQAGVQFPSACKVNFYGSLLESDPSAERFF, translated from the exons ATGTCGGCGCCACcgttgggcggcggcggcgccctcatTAACGAGGTGCTCACCGACGATGAGCTCCGCACGGTGCTCACCCGTCTGGGGCCCGAGGCGGAGCGCGACGCCTTCGGGCTCGTGTGCCGCCGATGGCTCCGGATCCAGAGCTCCGAGCGGCGGCgcctgcgcgcgcgcgccgggccGGACATgctgcgccgcctcgccgcgcgcttCCCGGGAGTCCTCGAGCTTGACCTCTCCCAGAATCCCTCGCGCTCCTTCTACCCCGGGGTCATCGACGATGACCTCGACGTCATTGCCGGGAGCTTCCGCAACCTGCGTATCCTGGCGCTGCAGAACTGCAAAG GTATCTCTGATGTTGGAGTTGCCAAATTGGGAGATGGACTGCCATCTCTGCAGTCCCTTGATGTTTCTCGCTGCATAAAGCTGAGCGATAGAGGTTTGAAGGCGGTTGCACTAGGGTGCCAAAAATTGAGGCAGCTGCATATCACGGGTTGCAAATTAATAACTGATAATTTATTGATTGTTCTATCAAAGAGCTGTCTACAATTGGAAGATCTTGGAGCTGCAGGATGTAACAGCATAACAGATGCCGGTATATCTGCTCTAGCTGATGGCTGTCATCATATAAAATTGCTTGACATAAGTAAATGCAATAAAGTTGGTGATCCTGGAGTCTGTGAAATCGCTGAGGTTTCTTCATCACACTTGGTGTCAATAAAGCTTTTGGACTGCAGCAAGGTGGGAGATAAGTCCATCTATTCTTTAGCTAAGTTCTGCCATAACCTAGAGACTCTTGTCATTGGTGGATGTCGGAACATTAGCGATTCATCCATACAAGCTCTTGCTCTTGCCTGCTCCAGCAGCTTAAGGAGCCTGAGAATGGACTGGTGCTTGAAAATAACAGACACGTCATTGCGATGCCTGCTGTCTAACTGTAAACTTCTTGTGGCGATTGATGTTGGGTGCTGTGACCAAATAACCGACATTGCATTTCAGGACGGGGAAGGAAGTGGGTTTCAGTCTGAACTGAGAGTTTTGAAGATCAGCAGCTGTGTTCAGCTCACAGTTGCAGGGGTCAGCAGTGTGATTAAATCCTTCAAGGCTCTTGAGTACCTGGATGTTCGGTCATGTCCTCAGGTTACAAGGGACAGTTGCGAGCAAGCTGGAGTACAGTTTCCTAGTGCCTGTAAGGTGAATTTCTATGGCAGCTTGCTGGAGTCCGATCCATCTGCTGAGAGGTTCTTCTAG